The following coding sequences are from one Musa acuminata AAA Group cultivar baxijiao chromosome BXJ1-6, Cavendish_Baxijiao_AAA, whole genome shotgun sequence window:
- the LOC103987823 gene encoding large ribosomal subunit protein eL34 — protein sequence MVQRLTYRKRHSYATKSNQTRVVKTPGGRLVYQYTNKRASGPKCPVTGKRIQGIPHLRPTEYKRSRLSRNRRTVNRAYGGVLSGSAVRERIIRAFLVEEQKIVKKVLKIQKAKEKQASKS from the exons ATGGTGCAGCGGTTAACCTACCGGAAGAGGCACAGCTATGCCACGAAATCGAACCAGACCAGGGTCGTCAAAACCCCTG GTGGGAGACTTGTGTACCAGTACACCAACAAGAGAGCGAGCGGGCCGAAATGCCCTGTGACTGGCAAGAGAATCCAAGGG ATTCCTCACCTAAGACCTACCGAGTACAAGAGGTCTAGGTTGTCCAGAAACCGGAGGACTGTGAACCGGGCTTATGGTGGGGTCTTATCTGGAAGCGCAGTCAGGGAAAG GATTATCCGGGCCTTTTTGGTCGAAGAGCAGAAGATTGTCAAGAAGGTTTTGAAGATCCAGAAGGCCAAAGAGAAGCAAGCCTCAAAGAGCTAA